The region CCTCGCTCGTTTATGAATCGCTCGCTGAGCGCGAACGTTTTTTGGCAAACTCGCCGGAGCACGTTTCGCCACTCGAATTAATGATTCCGGTAAAGTCACAATTCGCCGGATTGTTTTCTTCTGCCGCAGGCTTCTTTAACCTGCCATTTCTGCAGTCGAAGAATCCTTCTCGCGGTTCGTGGGCGATTCGCAGTGGCTTGACAATGTACGACTTCCTCGCGGGTAGCCAAAAGCTGGGCTCTCATAAGCGAATGCCGAAGCAACAATGGCAAGCTATTGGATTCGATTCAGAGTTCATGGATGTCTTCAGTTACTTCGATGGCCAGATCGAGTTCCCCGAGCTCTACGTTGCCACATTAATCCAAGACTGCGAAAGGATTGCTGACCAGCAGGACGTCTCGTTTCGACTTCACACCTATTGCCGTCCTAGGCTGAATCAAGACGTCTTTGAATTTGAGTCACTGATAAACGAGGGCGATTTATCTTCACCAGTACGCCCCTCAGCGGTAGTGAATGCATCTGGCCCCGCCGGGGACGAAACGCTTCAGCAGTTAGGGATTCCCTCGAAGCAGCTATTCGGTGGTACACGAGGCTCGCACCTAATTTCGCACAAGCCGGCTCTTAAAGAGGCGTTGGGACCACGCGGCATCTATGCCGAGGCTTTTGATGGCCGTCCCGTCTTTATTCTGCCCTGGAATGGAGGCACATTGATCGGGACGACCGACATCCGGCATCAAGGCGATCCAGAAGTTGCCACCGCAAGTGAAGAGGAGATCGATTACCTGCTTCGGTGCGTAAATTCCGTGTTGCCGGGAGTCGATCTGAATCATGCGGACATTACCCAGCACTACAGTGGTGTTCGTCCGCTGCCCTACGTACCGGAAGGTTCGACCGCTTCGATACCGCGGGGACACTGGCTACATGAACATGATTCGGCCCCATGGCCATGTTATACAGTTGTAGGCGGAAAGCTGACTACGTGCCGCTCGCTGGCCGAACATTCCGCGAAAACAATTTTGAAGCAACTCGGCCAAGAAGTCGTTGCTAATTCGCAAAATCGCAAGACGTTTGACGGACAACTTCCCACGATTGAATCTGGCCAGCGTGCACGTTTTCTTATGCATCATCTGACCGGAACGCCTATCGAAGCTTCAGTCGACGAAATGGCGGCAGCCGCCATTCAGAAACTGCACGCTAAAACAATAGCGGATGTCATCGAACGCCGTTTGATGCTTGTTTTTGACCCGAAACTTTCGCATGCACATCTCGATGCGGTAACGGAAGCGTTGATTTCTGCTGGGAAACTTGCAGCAGACGACAAGCAAGAGACCATCGACAACTACGTCGAGCGGTTAAAATCGCGATTTGGAAAGCAAGTTCTTCCCGCCTAGCCCCACTCGAAGGACAACACGATGCCCCGATATATTCTTGCCGTCGATCAAGGCACCACCTCCAGCCGCTCAATCCTTTTTGATCGTGATGCCAACATTGTGTCGTCCGCTCAGGAAGAATTCCGCCAAATCCTTCCGAAGCCTGGGCATGTCGAACACTCACCGGAAGATATTTGGACAAGCCAACTCAACACCATCAAGGGTGCCTTGGGTAAAGTTGCTTTGGAAGAAGTCGCCGCAATCGGCATCACCAACCAGCGCGAGACAACAGTCGTTTGGGACAAACGAACGGGGGAACCGATTGCGAATGCCATTGTTTGGCAAAGCCGAGTTTCCAGTCCCATTTGCGATCGACTTCGCGATGATGGACTGACGGAAACGATTCGCAACAAGACCGGCCTGGTACTCGACGCTTATTTCTCCGCAACCAAGCTAATGCACCTGTTGGAAAATGATGACGGTGCCCGCCAGGCAGCTGAAGAGGGACACCTTCTGTTTGGTACCGTCGACTGCTACTTGGTTTGGAAATTGACGTCTGGCAAAAGTCACGTTACTGATTTCAGCAATGCATCTCGCACGATGATGCTGAATATCGAAACACTGGACTGGGACGATGAATTACTAGCGACTTACAAGATCCCTCGCAGCATGCTCCCAGAAATTGTTGATTGCAGTGGCGTATTTGCGGAAACGGATACATCCGTACTAGGCCACACCATTCCAATCGCTGGTATGGCAGGCGATCAGCAAGCTGCTTCTTTTGGGCAAACATGTTTTGACGAAGGCATGGTTAAAAACACCTACGGCACCGGTGCATTCGCGTTAATGAATATCGGCGACAAACCGGTTTTGTCGAAAAACAACCTATTAACAACGGTTGGCTGGAAGATCGGCGACCAGGTTAGCTACGCGTTGGAGGGTTCGATCTTCATTGCTGGTGCCGTTGTTCAGTGGCTGCGAGATGGCTTGGGCATCATTGAGTGCTCGTCAGAGGTCGAACCTCTTGCGGAGACGGTGGAGGATAACGGAGGAGTCTATTTCGTTCCAGCATTCGTTGGACTGGGAGCACCTTACTGGGATCCGAATGCTCGTGGAACTATTATTGGACTGACGAGAGGCACCACCGGTGGTCACATCGCCAGGGCCGCACTCGAATCGATGGCCTATCAAACGCGGGACATGATCGAGGCAATGCAGCGCGATGCAGGTGTTCCTCTGCAAGTTCTTCAGGTAGATGGCGGTGCGAGCGTCAACAATGCCCTGATGCAGTTTCAAACCGATTTACTGGGAACAACTGTTCGGCGCCCGAAGATCAGCGAAACGACCGCATTGGGGGCCGCTTTTCTAGCTGGTCTGGCGGTCGGATTTTGGCATTCGCAAGATGAGCTACGTGGTCTCTGGAAGCTTGATCAAGAATTCAAGCCCGGCAAAGACCAAAGCAAAATGAATCAACGCTATGCATGCTGGCAAGAGGCCGTCAATCGAAGCCGCAATTGGGAGAGTGCAGGGGAGTAATGGAACTCGGCGTCTGGATCATGACCATCTTTACGGCAATTCTTGGCGTGGCAGGAATCTGGGCAGCCATCTTTGACGTCTCATCGGTATTTCAATCACGGAAGATTGGCTTTCTGGAACAAAGGATCGGCCGTGGCTCGGCCCGGTTGCTTGTCGGACTGGGAGGCATCGCGCTGATCGCGTTGGCCGCTAGTTTTGTTTTATTCCCTCCAGGATAAACAAACGTTTGGCAAAGTTGACGATTCCCGTTTGAACCGCCCCCTCCCGTGGACTACGCTGAGGGGCATTCGATTTTGTCGCCACGTTTCCTCAGGTCAGGATTGCCTGGGCACTCTATGTTTATCCCCTACAGCACAGACGCTCCTCTTTATCATCTTCCGATCGTTACGGTGACGATGATCGTCATCAACACTCTTGTTTTCTTCACGTATCCGCTCCAATCGGAATTCGAAATAACCGATATCGACACCGACCAACTCACGGCGATTGTCGAGCAACTGCATGATGAAGGTGTCATCAGCGAAGAAGAATACGAAGAGGCGATGGCGGACCTGAACGGGGCCACGTCCAGCGAAGTAGAAGTCGAGTCAGCGCCTGCCGATGGTGATCTGCTAACGCTCCAATACGGTCGCGGCTTGAGGCCTTGGCAATGGATCACGGGCCATTTCTTACATGCCGACTTCATGCATTTACTCGGCAATATGTTCTGGCTGTGGACGTTTGGGTTAATCGTCGAAGGGAAGATCGGGTGGTGGAAATTCCTTGTGGTCTACCTCGGTATCGGCGTAGTCGAAGGCTTCATGGAGCAAACGCTCATGCTCGGCATGGAACCGCTCCCCTGGAACTGTTCGGTCGGAGCGTCATCCATCATCTTTGGAATCATGGCAATCGCAATTATTTGGGCGCCTGCGAATGATATTCATTGCACGTTTTTCTTTTTCATGATGATGGTATTCCGTGCGTTTCAATTTAGCATTCCCGTCGCGGGACTAGCTGGATTTTACATGCTGTACAGTATTGCTATCGCCACCTTCTTTACCTTCAACGGAGAGATCATTACTCCGACAAGTGAACTGCTTCATGCGTTGGGTGGTGTCGTGGGTCTGGCCGTAGGGATCGGCATGCTACGCATGAACATGGTGGACTGTGAAAATTGGGATGTGTTCTCGGTCTGGCATGGACGAAACCGTATGTCACGAGAAGAACTGCAGGAACTTAACATCAACCAAGCAGAGTACTCCGAGAAGCAACAACGGCAAATCTCTAGCGGCCTGACACAAATCCGCCAAATCCTTCGTGAAGGACAATCACCTAAACTTGCCTTTCGTGCTCACCTGAGCATGAAACAGCGGTACGAGCAATGGACATTACCCGATGCAGAGTTCCTGATGATTGTTAAGCAGCTTTGCGAACAGAAGCTATGGGAAGACGCGACTCTAGCAATCGGTGAGTACCTACAATCACCGCGTAGCAAGCAGGATCAAGTCCGGCTGAAGCTGGCCTCCATTATGCTTGATCAATTGGGGCGGCCCAGCCAAGCTCTTTCCGTGCTTTCTAAAGTGGTCCCTGCGCAGCTCAATGATCGAGAGCAAGCCATCCTTCGTAAACTCAAAGTGAAAGCCAATCAAATGAAAGATGAAGGCGTCATCGATACGTTGGAAGATTGGTAAGTTTCTAGGAAATAAAGGTAATATTTGGAGGCGCCCAGCGAATAACGTTTCGAATTAGCCGCTTGCGTTCTCTTTCCCTGGACAAATATGTTCATTCCCCATGGCACCGATGCCCCTATCTACCATGCCCCAGTTGTCACAGTTACGATTCTACTTCTGAACGTCGGCATCTTCT is a window of Bremerella sp. TYQ1 DNA encoding:
- a CDS encoding glycerol-3-phosphate dehydrogenase/oxidase, which translates into the protein MNDNEKSVLIVGAGINGAALARELLLNRVPVVLVDHADIASGTTSWSSRLIHGGLRYLEHGEASLVYESLAERERFLANSPEHVSPLELMIPVKSQFAGLFSSAAGFFNLPFLQSKNPSRGSWAIRSGLTMYDFLAGSQKLGSHKRMPKQQWQAIGFDSEFMDVFSYFDGQIEFPELYVATLIQDCERIADQQDVSFRLHTYCRPRLNQDVFEFESLINEGDLSSPVRPSAVVNASGPAGDETLQQLGIPSKQLFGGTRGSHLISHKPALKEALGPRGIYAEAFDGRPVFILPWNGGTLIGTTDIRHQGDPEVATASEEEIDYLLRCVNSVLPGVDLNHADITQHYSGVRPLPYVPEGSTASIPRGHWLHEHDSAPWPCYTVVGGKLTTCRSLAEHSAKTILKQLGQEVVANSQNRKTFDGQLPTIESGQRARFLMHHLTGTPIEASVDEMAAAAIQKLHAKTIADVIERRLMLVFDPKLSHAHLDAVTEALISAGKLAADDKQETIDNYVERLKSRFGKQVLPA
- the glpK gene encoding glycerol kinase GlpK — its product is MPRYILAVDQGTTSSRSILFDRDANIVSSAQEEFRQILPKPGHVEHSPEDIWTSQLNTIKGALGKVALEEVAAIGITNQRETTVVWDKRTGEPIANAIVWQSRVSSPICDRLRDDGLTETIRNKTGLVLDAYFSATKLMHLLENDDGARQAAEEGHLLFGTVDCYLVWKLTSGKSHVTDFSNASRTMMLNIETLDWDDELLATYKIPRSMLPEIVDCSGVFAETDTSVLGHTIPIAGMAGDQQAASFGQTCFDEGMVKNTYGTGAFALMNIGDKPVLSKNNLLTTVGWKIGDQVSYALEGSIFIAGAVVQWLRDGLGIIECSSEVEPLAETVEDNGGVYFVPAFVGLGAPYWDPNARGTIIGLTRGTTGGHIARAALESMAYQTRDMIEAMQRDAGVPLQVLQVDGGASVNNALMQFQTDLLGTTVRRPKISETTALGAAFLAGLAVGFWHSQDELRGLWKLDQEFKPGKDQSKMNQRYACWQEAVNRSRNWESAGE
- a CDS encoding rhomboid family intramembrane serine protease, encoding MFIPYSTDAPLYHLPIVTVTMIVINTLVFFTYPLQSEFEITDIDTDQLTAIVEQLHDEGVISEEEYEEAMADLNGATSSEVEVESAPADGDLLTLQYGRGLRPWQWITGHFLHADFMHLLGNMFWLWTFGLIVEGKIGWWKFLVVYLGIGVVEGFMEQTLMLGMEPLPWNCSVGASSIIFGIMAIAIIWAPANDIHCTFFFFMMMVFRAFQFSIPVAGLAGFYMLYSIAIATFFTFNGEIITPTSELLHALGGVVGLAVGIGMLRMNMVDCENWDVFSVWHGRNRMSREELQELNINQAEYSEKQQRQISSGLTQIRQILREGQSPKLAFRAHLSMKQRYEQWTLPDAEFLMIVKQLCEQKLWEDATLAIGEYLQSPRSKQDQVRLKLASIMLDQLGRPSQALSVLSKVVPAQLNDREQAILRKLKVKANQMKDEGVIDTLEDW